The following proteins are co-located in the Castor canadensis chromosome 5, mCasCan1.hap1v2, whole genome shotgun sequence genome:
- the Pofut2 gene encoding GDP-fucose protein O-fucosyltransferase 2: MAALCVVCLLLGTTSWSPVSASGEEFWPGQSAADILTGAASRRRYLLYDVNPPEGFNLRRDVYIRVASLLKTLLKTEEWVLVLPPWGRLYHWQSPDIRQVRIPWSEFFDLPSLNKNIPVIEYEQFIAESGGPFIDQVYVLQGYAEGWKEGTWEEKVDERPCIDPLLYSQDKHEYYRGWFWGYEETRGLNVSCLSVQGSASIIAPVLLKNTSARSVMLDRAENLLHDHYGGKEYWDTRRSMVFARHLRAVGDEFRSKHLNSTDASDKVPFREDWTQMKVKLGSSLGGPYLGVHLRRKDFIWGHREDVPSLEGAVRKIRSLLQMHQLDKVFVATDAIRKEQEELKRLLPEMVRFEPTWEELELYKDGGIAIIDQWICSHARFFIGTSVSTFSFRIHEEREILGLDPKTTYNRFCGDQEKACEQPTHWKITY; encoded by the exons ATGGCGGCGCTTTGCGTCGTCTGTCTGCTGCTGGGGACTACGTCCTGGTCGCCGGTCTCGGCCTCGGGCGAGGAATTCTGGCCTGGCCAGTCGGCGGCCGACATCCTGACGGGGGCGGCGTCCCGCAGACG ATACCTTCTGTATGATGTCAACCCTCCTGAAGGCTTCAACCTCCGTAGGGATGTCTACATCCGCGTGGCCTCCCTGTTGAAGACCCTGCTGAAGACTGAGGAGTGGGTGCTTGTCCTGCCCCCTTGGGGCCGCCTCTATCACTGGCAAAGCCCCGACATCCGTCAAGTCCGCATTCCCTGGTCCGAGTTTTTTGATCTTCCGAGTCTCAATAAGAACATCCCAGTTATTGAGTACGAGCAGTTCATTGCAG AGTCCGGCGGGCCCTTTATTGACCAGGTGTATGTCCTGCAAGGTTACGCCGAAGGGTGGAAGGAGGGCACCTGGGAGGAGAAGGTGGATGAACGGCCATGCATCGATCCGCTGCTGTACTCACAGGACAAGCACGAGTATTACAG AGGATGGTTCTGGGGTTATGAAGAAACCAGGGGTCTGAACGtctcctgtctgtctgtccagggcTCGGCATCCATCATAGCGCCTGTGCTTTTGAAAAACACTTCGGCTCG GTCTGTGATGTTAGACAGAGCTGAAAACCTACTTCATGACCACTATGGAGGAAAAGAATATTGGGAT ACACGCCGGAGCATGGTGTTCGCCAGGCACCTGCGGGCGGTGGGAGACGAGTTCAGAAGCAAACATCTCAACTCCACAGATGCCTCGGACAAGGTCCCCTTCCGGGAGGACTGGACACAGATGAAG GTCAAGCTGGGCTCCTCACTAGGGGGCCCTTACCTTGGTGTTCACCTGAGGAGAAAGGACTTCATCTGGGGACACCGGGAGGACGTGCCCAGCCTGGAGGGGGCCGTGAGGAAGATCCGCAGTCTTCTGCAGATGCACCAGCTGGACAAGGTGTTCGTGGCCACAGACGCCATCAGGAAGG AGCAGGAAGAGCTGAAAAGGCTGCTGCCCGAGATGGTGAGGTTTGAGCCCACCTGGGAGGAGCTGGAGCTCTACAAGGACGGAGGCATCGCCATCATTGACCAGTGGATTTGCTCGCATGCCAG GTTTTTTATTGGTACCTCAGTCTCCACATTTTCTTTCCGGATTCATGAGGAGAGAGAGATCCTGGGGTTGGACCCCAAGACGACATACAACCGATTCTGTGGAGACCAAGAGAAAGCCTGCGAGCAGCCCACGCACTGGAAGATCACATACTGA